One Equus quagga isolate Etosha38 chromosome 5, UCLA_HA_Equagga_1.0, whole genome shotgun sequence genomic window carries:
- the SLC30A3 gene encoding probable proton-coupled zinc antiporter SLC30A3, translating into MEPSPATGGSETTRLVSPRDRGGAGGGLRLKSLFTEPSEPLSEQPKPLEMPFHHCHRDPLPQPGLTPERLQAQRQLCAACAVCCVFMAGEVVGGYLAHSLAIMTDAAHLLADVGSMMGSLFSLWLSTRPATRTMTFGWHRSETLGALASVVSLWMVTGILLYLAFIRLLHSDYHIEGGAMLLTASIAVCANLLMAFVLHQAGPPHSHGSRGAEYAPLEEGPGEPLPMGNTSVRAAFVHVLGDLLQSLGVLAASVLIYFKPQYKAADPVSTFLFSICALGSTAPTLRDVLRVLMEGTPRSLGFEPVRDTLLSVPGVRATHELHLWSLTLTYHVASAHLAIDSTADPEAVLAEATSQLHSRFGFSSCTLQVEQYQPEMAQCLRCREPPQA; encoded by the exons ATGGAACCCTCTCCCGCCACGGGGGGCTCGGAGACCACTCGCCTGGTGAGCCCCCGGGACCGCGGCGGCGCCGGTGGCGGCCTGCGTTTGAAGAG TCTCTTCACAGAGCCCTCAGAGCCCCTCTCCGAGCAGCCCAAACCTTTGGAGATGCCCTTCCACCACTGCCACAGGGACCCTCTGCCTCAGCCGGGTCTCACCCCTGAGAGGCTTCAGGCGCAGAGGCAACTATGTGCTGCCTGTGCTGTGTGCTGTGTCTTCATGGCTGGGGAGGTGGTCG GTGGGTATTTGGCGCACAGCCTGGCCATTATGACTGATGCAGCCCACCTGCTCGCAGACGTGGGCAGCATGATGGGCAGCCTCTTCTCCCTTTGGCTCTCTACCCGTCCAGCCACCCGCACCATGACCTTTGGCTGGCACCGCTCAG AGACTCTGGGGGCTTTGGCCTCTGTGGTCTCCCTCTGGATGGTCACTGGCATCCTCCTGTACCTGGCCTTCATTCGCCTGCTGCACAGCGACTACCACATCGAGGGGGGTGCCATGCTGCTGACCGCCAGCATCGCAGTCTGTGCCAATCTGCT AATGGCCTTTGTGCTGCACCAGGCTGGGCCCCCCCACAGCCACGGGTCTAGGGGGGCAGAGTATGCACCgctggaggaggggcctggggagcccctgcCCATGGGGAACACCAGCGTCCGGGCGGCCTTTGTGCATGTGCTCGGGGACCTCCTGCAGAGCCTTGGGGTGCTGGCTGCCTCCGTCCTCATCTACTTCAAG cctcagtACAAGGCAGCTGACCCCGTCAGcaccttcctcttctccatctgtgcccTTGGATCCACGGCTCCTACCCTCCGAGATGTTCTTCGTGTTCTCATGGAAG GTACCCCCCGAAGTTTGGGGTTTGAGCCTGTGCGGGATACACTGTTGTCAGTGCCAGGAGTCCGGGCAACTCATGAGCTGCACCTGTGGTCCCTTACGCTCACTTACCATGTTGCTTCTGCACACCTGGCTATTG ACTCCACGGCTGACCCTGAAGCTGTCCTGGCTGAAGCCACATCCCAGCTCCACTCCCGGTTTGGATTCTCTAGCTGTACCCTGCAGGTGGAGCAGTACCAGCCTGAGATGGCCCAGTGCCTGCGCTGCCGGGAGCCCCCCCAAGCCTGA